The Aedes aegypti strain LVP_AGWG chromosome 1, AaegL5.0 Primary Assembly, whole genome shotgun sequence sequence TAGAGATTCTGTGATCCCAGTTTAAAATATGAGATGTTACAACTCCAGCCGCTGCTGATTCTATTTTGTTGACACCCATGTTTTTTGTTGGTGGCTGTGCGcaaatttcggaaaatttgacttaaataaaatgtttttaatgtaGTACTTACTGGTATACATGTTATCCAAATATCTGAAAGAAGAATTCAATTTTCTGACATAAGCTGCTAAAGTTCATTCAAGATAGGacattgtattgtatttttgtattatttataAATGCTTAGAATAATTCATCTTTAActgaataaaaatattgaatccTGAAATAAATCCATTTTATCCACGCAGTCGAAAATGAGCATAAATGAAGCATCTTGTTTGTTCGTTACCTAAAACAATCAAAACAAGGATGCCACTGACAGCTAAGAACCATATATGTATTGGTAAAAAGAGTGCATTACCTGCTACACCCATCTCGATCAGGGTGTAGGATTTTCTGCACCGGTGGCGATCGAGTGTAAAAACGGTGTGCTACCTGCGGAATAAAAGAACGGTTTGGGGTGCAACTTTTGCTACACCGGTGGGAAAACGGTGCAGGCGgtgcaaataaagaaaaacgacATTAGATTTGAAGTCGTATGTCATCaccttgtctatcgtcttctaAGCTTTccctatttccgctaagtgttccttgaatctaacctcaagagaccgctttgtttgatcaacgtagaccttgctgcagtgAGAACAACTGATTCtgtaaacaccagccttgtttagtgtgtttaccggatccttggtagaaCCTAACAAAGTCttaagttggttgtctctgctggaaacaccaaatcgattccgaaattccttagctttgggtggagctgtttgctgatgtgtatgtcgtatgggatggagaatctcttcatgggttcggtAATAGGGGTTAGTGTCGTTAAAGCACTCCGAATTTGCTGTCTTTCCTTTGTGTCGATGATGGCTTTTATCTTCGTTTATTCTTGCCGTCTCGTAGGTGtattccagttccttggtctatccgtcttcgctgaggggtagagtTTGCATCCTGTGGATCATGTGGTAAAATGCTGCCATTTTAATAATATGttggaacgaatgattcgatgtgtagTGGATGACTCGCTAGGGGCCTTCCTCAGTCGAGTGGTTacagtccgtggctacaaagcacagccatgctgaaggtgtctgggttcgattcccggccggtccaggatctgccacacgatatacgaatgcaaaaattgcaacattggcaaagaaagctctcagttaataactgtggaagtgctcataagaacactaagctgagaggcaggctccgtcccagtgaggacgtaatgcaaaAAAGAGGGATGACTCGCTGGGTATTTGTAGGCTTCCTATAGTTTTCGAAGTTGTAAGATTAGCTTTCTTCCCTGGTGACCAGTAGATCCAAAAACGGTAGGTTTCCATCCCTCTCCTTCtcgtgggtgaacttgatatcATTGTGTATGCTGTTTATTGTATCCGAAATTCTAGCTAGATCgttccgcttgataacgctgaaaatgtcgtcgacatatttccaccatttatccggtaatactccttgtttctttaaatatgaatagttcgcacaaaaacggggagagagggtttcccatgagggctcctttcgtctgcttgtagaaatttcctcgaaattgaaaataattctcgTCCATGCACAATCTTGCCATCCTCATGTATGTATGTCCTGACCTTTCCTATCCATGCTGTATCCGTCCTTTGGGGTAATAACCAGTCCTCGAGAAGATTTAGGGAATCCTTTACTGGAACGCTGGGAAAAAGGGCCACTACGTCGAAAGAAACCATTTATGAGTGGGGGATCCGTCGGCCGAAACGATATCTCGCATTTCTTTTCCTGGCTTGTGAATATTCGGAAGTCCTTTGATCCGTGGAAGAAGGTGTCATATCTACCTATCTAAAGTGATATTCATTATTCTACCTCACGATtttggtaccttttacttgttcgcACCTACGGGATTTCTGCGCTATAAATACTAGCTGCTGTAGGcgcagaagagagacttccTGGACTgtggactgtggactgattaacatattattttattctttgttTACAGAATATAAAAGAAGGGGGTTAAGTTAGAAGGGTCTTTCAGTTAATCCTTAAGTTCTTTCATGATCCTTGTCTGCCCTGCTGCGTTGTCATGTCGTAATGGTCTTTGCTCCGATGTTCCTTGTTGTGTTCTGGTCCTTTATTGGTACGATTTGGGTAATCGCTGTTTCCATGTCTACAATGATTTTCTCCACGTTAGGCTTCGTAGTCACTGCATATTCTTACCCCCTTGTTGAGGTGTGTTAATTGTTCTACTGTAAACTGCTGCGTCAAACGGTTAACTGCGAAATTTTCAATGGGTTctacaataggccttttcatgtgacagatccgtctatgtcatttgtttacatcggtggaggaccggtgctaacacgggcctgtcattttcatagaagaaatgtcaaagtgcttcccgatcagctgatttgagacgtcatttgaataaGCCTATCGGAGTAAGAACGCATGGACTTCCGTCGACTTGGATCGCATGGtggctagttttttttttcagtgtagccTGTTCCTCCTGTCCGCTTCGCATTGTTCCGCTCGTTTAAAATGGGAATCCTTCCGGATATTCCTGAGCCAATTTTTAATGCAGAAGGgatttagggaggtatcgagttacagaacacaaaaccaatacaactgcgatccaagggaccatcgagttcgccatgaaaaccaactttaactatggttctctaactcgataatatattatcgagatacggaatatcgagtaagggagagttaactgtaatactaaattcggtttttcatctaccttTATTAAGGATCATCCTCTCCCACACTCGCATCgaacgccgaggacctgggataaatattgtcaaaaatggGTGATCTTGTCAAGGGCTaccatacttttttgtatggtTTGTTTCTACGAAAGGTATCCGTGACCCTTTTTGATTCCGCAATTCACAAATTGTAAAGCTCTCCTTGAACGATGTGCAATGGAGCTGAAATTTTGTGGAACAGTCCTCGATTTGGCCTATCGTTTGTGTACTATCCGTTTTGGAAATTATATAGCCAGTTTTTCCTATCCACACAAGACATTCATTACCAGACATCCACGTGATCACCAAAGCTAATATATGTTCCACTTCTCCACTTCCAGCTGCAACCGACCAATCAAATACAACAAAACCAGAGGAACCCTCCATTCTGGTGGAGAAGGAAGGAAACATAACTATGATCGGGCTGAACAAACCTCACATCCGAAATGCAGTCGATTCGGAAATGGGTCGACAATTGACGGCAGCCATCGAAGCGTTCGAACAGGATTCGACAGCTGCAGTGGCCATTCTCCATGGGatcggtggttcgttttgctcTGGTTACGATCTATCTGAACTAGCCAATCCGGATGTGAAACCACAATCAGTAATTCTCCAAAGAGGTGGCGTCATGGGACCCACACGGCGCAACTTTAAAAAGCCTATGATTTGCGCCATAACCGGATATTGCGTGGCCGGTGGCATGGAACTGGCACTGATGTGCGACTTGCGGGTCATGGAGGAGCTGGCAGTGATGGGATTCTATAACAGACGATTCGGTGTTCCACTCGTTGATGGTGGAAGCGTTCGACTACCGGCACTGATCGGTATTTCCCGCGCCATGGATTTGGTTCTGACTGGGCGAGGGGTTCGCGCCAAAGAGGCTCTGGAAATAGGGCTCGTCAATCGAGTTGTAGCAGTGGGAACAGGACTTGGCCAGGCTTATAATCTTGCGATGAGCATTGCAAAGTATCCACAGGCATGCTTGAACCACGACAGGACTTCAATGTACTACGCTACTTATCAAGCTAAATCGTTGGAGGATGCTATGGAATTTGAACTGCTGACGGCGAATGAAGAGCTCCTGAAGGAAGCTGTCTATGGGGCTGAACGGTTCAAGCAGGGCTTGGGGAAGGGTGGTAAATTTCACGATATCAAAAAGAAGCCGCTCCCGGACTGGGGAATTGCAGGAGGTAGCTAATGAGATTAACGAGATTCCAAAGTCGAAAATGTGAGACCGATAGAATACGATTGTTGAGTATTGTTATGTAtctaaatgtaaaaaatatatagttttATAGTTAACGCTAATTTGTCTTTAAATTAATGTATCCTGCACAGCGCCCAAGTGCATGGTCGgctatattatttttttattatattatcacTTTTATCAGAGCGATTTCCTGCCAAATGATGGTTCATCTCTGTATGTGCGACGTATTTTATATGGATTATACCGCcaatattcgcataacagtcccatgttctATAGGATTTTATATAATTGGGACTGTAATGCGAATATGGGCAGAATAGGTATAATAGCAACGAAAATCATCCTTACAAtccgtcaaaatttcattttcattttgtagCGTTTGGTGGGAAAAGAAGAGCGCAAGTCATGCCAAAGCCGGGCTCAAGGATAGGGTATATACGTCATACTTGGTAGACGAAATTGTCAGGCGTATTATAGAGCTCCATCTTAGTTGGTCCTGAGCGATACTTCTTTAGTTGACCCGAACGTTTATGATCGCCAGGTTCTCCTCCATTAcatacagccagcgtatttgtggtcttccacgaagtcgTCTACCTCTACTTGGTTctttgctgaatattattttcgcactGAAGTCTACCGTATTTTACACGCCTcgtaatattcgcatctttatacacttgactcgtgattcatgcgtctgcgccgcACACCATTTTCTAAATTCCCACAGCACTTTACGATTTGGTAGAATCAATGTTATATGCAGGGTAAAATtggtttccgtttgcaagttgcggggCCTAAGTTGGTTATGCAGTCCATAAAACGCCCTATTTGCAGCCGAAACACCTCTTTCCACCTTACCAAGCCTATCTTCATATCTACCTGCAAGCATGTACAATCGGGTTTCCTAtcaaacgcattcctataacgcgcACTCCTATAAGACAAACTAGAGccgcagacagacgttcaagttagactcagccacttgtgtaaaaacatggccgccacaaatcgccaagtggcaatcagctaacagatggcgttagtggcgTATGCGTCCCGCCACCACCCCGATCACATTTCGTTGACAGCACGACACACAACCGCTCCCACAGCCGGCGTGCTCAACGCTAAAAAACTATGTACCTTTGTTTTGGGCTGGGTGGGTGATGTTCCCTTTTGGATCCAATTTCTCAtgtaaaaatcaagaaaatccattgtaatttttaccacaagttggcattcaatttactcacagattcatgctagtataacacccttgaatgatcgttactcatgtaaaataaatttgcgtgaaagtatcacaattgtgtgaattattttttgaagtgattgttttgatagttttgttcagtgggtggtggactggggtggtaagcgagaagatgaagccacgtgcttttacaaactgtcactgtactgcagcaatttgctccctagatgacaccacggtagaatttacacaggaattttgaataaatttgttcctgcTTAAACGTCTGTCTGCGCTAGAGCATTATAGGatcccagggcttatgggatttcatcggTTTGGAGgagttgttgaatatctcgcaTGCgttaagagatagcacagtgcTGTCTTCGGCGGAATTTCAGAActcagtacgatctacctttaggaattgaggatcatccttttagttgagaacttggccggtaggggcgctttttctgacttGCACTTTTACCATGAGGGATAGGAATGCAAATTTTGTAACAatatatgatatctctagatcctgatgttttggaaggttggtgtcttcggaagagttattcagtatcacaagggctaacattttgATCTGCTCAAGGGGGATGACAGATTTGCAATACGCATCGAGCAAACTCTGAGTTACCCACATTTTgctcagaaatcagaaaatctacTTATCCTGCTGTTTTATTTGCTACGATCcagcaactgtttttttttactatttagaAAAACTAAATTCTGTACTGTTACGataaataaaatgtaatttGTTGTTCCTcacaaaaaagtaagaggttgttaccgagatacaaccgccaagttgacgttggataacattgACATGAGACCGTCAGGAactttctactgataaaaatccaatcaattttcatactatttgttgcatgtcaattctgacctattatgggcattgtgtgttattatttggttggttcggttaacacttcaacaccgctagaatcggtcgatggaagaagaagcatgagcggtaactcttgcttcccaaacaaatattccggtggAACGTTAGGTCCACATTGAGGTTGAGgcacttctccatgaagtccgcgagctccatgttttcctctttgctcaaatcgatgttaaacttgccagtcacgatgattggcatgatctccttttgatactcgaagaagttccgcaccatgaagaacttcttctgcttcgtcgtagtatccggggaaatgtagaggcaaatctgcgattccagggCTCGGCCGTCAAGGTCCTGCAAGAAGCGAGtggcctaactgatcggttttgtttgaggataccaacctgtgcgcgatccaggcgaagcgtgtcagcatcatgccgaaggaaATCCAGCTGACttgtcgtatccgtggcgaacgcgcTTGAAAttcagcacaatttcaaacaaaacgggtTACAAAAATGCATTCGACGTTAAAAGAGTTACAAGCAGAGACACTTTATCtattactattaattgattaattgatttatttattcatcaatTATAATTTAGGTTGATTAGTTATCAATGGAGAGAAATGACCAAAAAAGTTCtacataaagcctgtccacgataaatttcggacacggatggcgggtgtaccacagaaagttcgagaattttacagaaagaagtattaacatccttgtcaactgtttattttgtagatataactcttttattctgaaataaacaattgtttttgttgaattatgagtaactttttttttgctgccattatttggggtgtccgaaatttaacgtggacaggctttaggtTCCTGTTGTTCGGATCGGGCGGCGCGGTAGCACTTTCGCAGTTttctctgtgtgcgtatttcgattcgatcgacaatttcttaccaaatcaaaacatcaacaaaactgttgctgattagtttaaGCTCTTTGTTTGATAAGTTGATACTCTCaggttgatactgatcgctttagcatgcatttacatgtacgtagcgacgacgacaacggcattattcaaagtaagtaaagtttgttaaggatgcttaaaatatatccccgagcccgatttcatcttctaaactcaCACCAAATTAggtcatacggttgaaataattaaatttctgttagatatcagggatttccttaggaaattgcctacatttaagcGTTTTTTAATTCTACACGTTTAATTtctggatttacaaaacgacgaaagtaagattcttcactttcgcaacctaaccgctactttcgccgctccgttgtattGGAGACAAAGTggcttagggccgatttcttcacccccgcttaggccttaaacctagtttaatcatatgggtaaacgtggtttacggcttaagcgaaggtaaAAAAATCAGcccttaaccacgaatcaaaacaaaacactacttgagtcgattttacactggtacaaaaacgtcgtacgtaactgattgaaacggctaatcattttgtcatacattttttgtgaaaaatgataggaactacctagtgttttaacgcgagctgatatacacggtaaaaaatgttaaaaagaggattcattttaaaacagttttagaagaaaggttgtgatttttcttaattaactttctcaaaaccgtatgaatgttacttacgtcgatttgaaaaagtaatcgagatttgttagaaaatttggcacactcaaaaaaatccaaacgtcattgttacgtgaaaaatcacgtagattcatccaaattcattttgcctTGACTTTACCTGACTAAGGTAATGATCACCTGACCAAATATAATCACAAAATTGAGACCCGGCAGTTTCCACTGTGGTGAGCTAATCACTCTTACGTAAAAATCACGTAGACACTTATTCATTCTGACATGAGCTCTGACATCTAGACTTTGTGTTCATTCTGTATTGTGCTCGTTTATGAAGATGGTGCTCAGTTAGTTTGCCGAATAATTTCAATCGCTCGATTCCAAGGTAAATATGGTTTAGATACCGAATAATCCTCTACTAATTgacaattttattgattaggTATACATTTTGGCAATATTTTGCGAAACGGTAAGCAGGAAGACCTTTTCGTAAACTTCAAGAACGTAACAGTTTTGGGAATAATCTGGCAGCGGATGAATTGTTTTGTCAAAAGCAAATCGTGCGTTTGTAAGtgatttttctaatttcctaactttacaaattgttttttttacacTATTCTCCAGGAATGTTCGATTGCTACTGGACTATATCGTCGATCCTTGTACTGCGACTTGCAAGATCAAAGCACATACGGCAGCAGGAAATCATGCAGTGTTTCCATTCAGCTACCACCTACAATGCTATATTGACTAAAGTGATAGTATCATCCATGCTTTTAACTCTAATTTATTTCACTTctctgaaaattgaaaaaaagcttCCAAATGCCGATGCAGAACCAGATGGCTTCTATTAAAATATGTTAATAATGTGTATTTGAACATCGTGTAGAATCAATTGGAAGACTGCGTATAAACTACGAAAAATTTCACGTAGCTGCTACGTGAAACTCCGGTGAAACGGATGAAGTTCAttagttcatgcgttcattctgtgtTACCTATGATCCACGTaagtgctacgtgaaaagtgcgatggaaaaaagccacgtatgttttcacgtagcaatgacgtgtggattattttgagtgcacATGAGTCAAAGAGGTTGAAGAACCACGAtacaacgctgcattgatcaaggaaacTTCCCGGATGAATGGAAGCgacggggaaaccaccaggtgacccatCGGCGTACaaacctatctgtctactagatacgacgagCTTTTctttattggagaggttgattctcaacaggctagtaccgtatacggaaagtgcggacggcctgtccaacaaccagtttggattcagaaaaagtaaatctactctggacgccatccagacggtcgttcagacagcttaGGTGGCAAttgagcataaaaggagcggcatccggttgtgactctggatgtgaagaatgcgttcaacagcgccagctgggaagcaatagcacacgcgcttcaccgcctcaaggtaccggtgcagttgtgtaagcttctaaaaagctattttgatggtaggattctactgtatgataCAGAgaaggggcagaaaagcgttcgaatcaccgcgggagtacctcaaggttcaatcttgggctcgctgttatggaatgcgatgtacgatgacgtacagAGACTGACCctttccgacgggtgttaagattgttggcttcgccgacgatattgCGCATTTCGCATTTGTGcagaaacgctaataaaagtgcgcgatCGCCTCTAATCGAGTCGATATCTTCAGCGGACTTATTCTTCGCAatccaaagaataagtgctctgaagacatcaACATGTTTCGATGCAATCCCGCCGTTTAATTCGCATTTTCGCACTTttgaggccgcacttcgcagttcagtagtgaaaaaaatacacaatatcaccctagtggtctagggtgaatcgatggaggaagtagagttgacagcagcgcactctatttccatagttgaggaatggatgtagtctaggaaactaggactggcccgtcacaagactgagatggtggtggtcaacaaccgcaagtccgagcaacggatgcttatctcggtaggtgattgcaccatcgAATTCAATCGATCCCTTGGGCATCTTtaggtaatgatcgatgacaagctcggCTTTGCTAGTCACGTAAAATGGCATGGCTATGGCTATAGCGGctctttcgaggatgatgtctaacggCTCTGCTGTAATTACCAGCAAATGCAAGCTACTgacaagcgtggcgctatccatactaaggtatggagaaCCAattggtcaaaagcgcttagaacgagcagaaatctaaaacggttggaaagcacgtacaggataatgtgcttagtagcaagtgcataccggacggtatctaaagaggccgtgtgcatcatagccgggatgacacccatcgggctcatcatcaaggaagatgttcaatgcttcaatcaaaggggtaccagagtgTAATATCTTGTGGGAGATTGGGTTCTAAACGGTTAATTAACGATTTATGACCGAGACTGTGGTACGGTTATCGATACGTAATGAAATGCGCGTCTGTTCGGGTGTGCAGTCAGAAGATAAACTGTTTCTTTTATTGATACGAATCCACTGCTGTACCAGACAGAGAGTGGTGTAGCTAGGGTGGATGCTACAGTTCTCCCCCTTttagttcaaaacatatttacaaTTGACAATGCAGCAAAACCTGACTGCCGCAATCTACTGACTCTCGGCAAAACTCGACTGCCGGAAACTTTCAACAAAACTACGGCTAAACTTCACTGCCGTCTACATTTAAAACGAACGGTAAAACTGAACTACCGAAAACTTTTGAACTCGGCAAAACATAACTACCGATAAACTAGTTCATTAGAACGCCTCCATGGCGTAAAACAAACACAACTGTTCAATAATACACATATTCGACATCTTTCTTCAGCCGCTTAGGTCGCTTAGAACGCCTGACATTTTCTTGTCGATTCTTCGATGGTGACGACTGGCACACAGCTCGATGTGACGGACCAGCCTGCGGTTCGACCTCCTCAACCGGCAAATTCGACGATCTCCGTAGATCCTCCTCCACGTGTAACGCACTTCGACGGCGCGGAACACCAACCTCCGCTTCAGGACTACGGCTTGAAACACCGTTACGACCGCCCCCGTCACTGTAGATGAAAGAATCCGAAGGAAAACCGTAAAAGtcctcttcgtcgtcgtcgctaaacctatcgtcatcgtcatcgtccTCTCTACTTCGTTTTCTGCGTTAGTTCCTCTCGCTCCTCCCCAAGAACAAACCTCGGCGCTTTGGGGTGCCAACCAGCTTGAGCTGATTTCGGTGAGCAGAGTAGACTCTCCCTCCAACGGAAACCTGAAAAACATTTGATGAGATACGTCTGAGAAATTTGGCTTCTAACCATCGTCTAATATCCGTAGGTCtgaaatttttataataaacaGTATCTCCAGGACGCAGCTTGTCGATCCAGTCATGTTTCTTACGACTAGGACTATATACAACACGCTTATCCACTTCCTTGGGCTTCGTCGAATGATGTTTAAAACTATTCTTTGGATGGATTAAATCCAACAGCGTCTTAGGCTTAAAACTAAACAATCTCTCGGACGGAAACGAATGTCCATCTTCCAAACAAGTATTCCGGTAACCAAACAAGAAGTACGAAACCATGTCTTCAGTACTCAAACCAATCATATCCGGATCCAAAAGAAACTTCTTTAAACCTTCCTTCACTACTCTGACCATGCGCTCCGCTTGACCGTTGCTCGATGGGTTGTACGGTGGACTCTTCATCACCTTCACTCCATGTTTCTCGAAGAAAACGATAAACTCTTTCGAGCTAAACGGTGGTCCGCCATCAGTAACAACTACGTCAGGTAACCCAAACCTAGCGAAAACGCTCATAAACTTTGAAATGACTTTCCTGACATCTGTTCCAAACTTCATATACTCAACTTCaatccattttgaaaaactgtcCACAATGACCAGGAAAACCTTCTTGTCGGAGTAGAAAAAATCTGCATGGATACGGGTAAACGGTTTTGTTGTAGGAATCCAACTGGAACTTGAAACTGGCTTTGCAACTGCATTCATCTGGCAACACACACTACATGATTTGACGAAACTTTCAATGTCACTGTTCATGCCATACCAGTAAACTGTCCTTCTTGCCATCTGCTTGATTTTGGTGATTCCTGAGTGATTCCGATGCAACAACTTCATCAACTGCTTTTGCAAACTAGCAGGAATAAACACACGATCCTGGTACATACAATAAACAACCATCGACCAGTTCGAGATCTTGATGTTGTGCATAAACGTCCAACAAACAACGTTCCAACTTTTTTGGCCAACCATGCCTCATGTATGAAACAACTCTTTGGATAAACTCGTCTTGTTCTGACTCTTTTGCAATTAAAACATGATCCAAatgtttgatgagtttcctcgtaaacattcaaacttttgataaactCCTGTTGCAATGAAACTGGCACTTCAACTGGTAAAGGAAACCTTGAGCAAAAATCTGCATTGCCCATTTTTGATGACGGTCTGTAAACAATGTCGAAATCGTAGATGTTCAGTTCCATTACATATCTCTGCAGACGCGTCACAAACAACGAATTTTTGCCTTCTTTGCCAAATATGCCTATCAACGGCTTGTGGTCGGTATACACAGTAAACTTCTGTCCAAACAAAAACTTATGAAACTTTTTTATTGTGCTCACAACGGCCAACGCTTCCAAGTGTAAAATTGGGTAGGATTTTTGTGCTTTCGTTAAACTGAAGGAGGTAAAACTAATGGGCCTCTCTTCTCCATTGATTTCATGAGCTATCACGCCACCTAACCCATAACTGCTAGCATCTGTCACAACAACGACAGGCTTTTTTGGATCGAAAAACACTAAAAGTTTTGAAGACAACAACGATTGCTTACTTTGATCAAACACACGACAACACTCATCGGTCCAGACAAACTTAACGTCTTTTTTGAGTAAACGATACAAACAGCTTAAACGTGAGGATAAATTAGGGATAAACTTACCGTAGTAATTTATCAAACCCAAAAATGCCTTGAGCTCGGTGACGTTGTTCGGAACCTTGGCTCTACGATTCGTCTCGACCTTCTCTGGACACGGCAACAAACCTTTATCAGTCAACACATGACCCAGAAATGGCAAACTTGTCACAAACCACTTGCATTTTTGCAAACTAACTTTTATATTGGCATTAGAAAGTCGCTCTAAAACCAAATAAAGCTTTCTCAAACAGTCCTCATAATCCTCACCCGCTATTAAAACATCGTCTAAGTAGCAATAAACACCATCAATGCCTTCCAAAACTTGATCCATTACACGTTGAAAAATAGCAGCACTTGAAGAAGCACCTTGTGGCAAACGATTATACGAAAACAAACCTTTGATCGTATTAATTGTCATGATttttcttgactttttagacaacAACAACTGTGTATACGCTCCGGTCAGATCTAAGGAACAAAACACTTTAGCACCAGCTAGTGAAGCAAACATGTATTGTGCTAACGGTAACGGATAGGTATTCGGGATGATCACCTTGTTGATTGAAACCTTGCAGTCGATCACCATCCTGATTCCGCCATCTTTCTTCACTACAACGATCACCGGCGATGCCCACTCACTCGCATCTATCGGTGTTATGACGCCATCTTTTTC is a genomic window containing:
- the LOC110674002 gene encoding uncharacterized protein LOC110674002; translation: MWTMTRIPLRTATSWYRAGLMRQLCSGTEPNQTATDQSNTTKPEEPSILVEKEGNITMIGLNKPHIRNAVDSEMGRQLTAAIEAFEQDSTAAVAILHGIGGSFCSGYDLSELANPDVKPQSVILQRGGVMGPTRRNFKKPMICAITGYCVAGGMELALMCDLRVMEELAVMGFYNRRFGVPLVDGGSVRLPALIGISRAMDLVLTGRGVRAKEALEIGLVNRVVAVGTGLGQAYNLAMSIAKYPQACLNHDRTSMYYATYQAKSLEDAMEFELLTANEELLKEAVYGAERFKQGLGKGGKFHDIKKKPLPDWGIAGGS